A region of Chloroflexota bacterium DNA encodes the following proteins:
- a CDS encoding helix-turn-helix domain-containing protein: protein MPRQASAPSQSDQPLSFGGWLKWQRKVLDLTQDQLAQRAGCARVTIRKIETNEMRPSRQMAELLARALAISVTERATFVEFARGVLTLEEWRPQQNGPIPAADREAFVAAARGAEWDEPHSALASIDRPTHNNLPMQLTSFIGRESEIVEVRRLLAETRLLTLMGAGGVGKTRLTLQVAAEELGTYSDGVWLAELAPLADPALIASTIASAVGVREEPNRPILATLGDHFRDSCALIVLDNCEHLIADAAQVCDNLLHAAPRLTIIATSREALGIGGETAYRVPSLDIPADAMPLDALSHVASVRLFTERSASAKTDFALTTANASAVAQICRRLDGIPLAIELAAARVRSMTAEQIAARLDDRFRILTGGSRTALPRQQTLRALIDWSYRLLTEPEKTLLSRLSVFAGGWTLEAAESVCSGHGLEAQNILDLLTHLVDRSLVVLDESSDEPRYQMLETIRQFAREALAGTEEGSRIRDVHLRYYVTLLETAADAWFGQKIPQRSTLSRVRQELDNLRGALTWATNSNVELGLQLASVFNGAWHHLGYGNEIYEWNCDFLQRSAKDATPARAWALAYLGWYESAFLDDVEQSLSHYRDSIAIWIALGDQRGLALSLLSSSTALVVTDPIQAHNHVAEGLRLAEAIGDPILIATAHLRMGELWRQQGDDARAEKHYQRSLNLSRSTHAELRVGTILNTLAFIALHRNDLRLARMYILEALSHIAGMDLPGIVADSLTALAGVSALQQETLVSARLFGATAAIFERTNTRRQRIDRADFDRYLALARSQADPSAFEAAFATGRAMSYDEAIAYAMEVLHG, encoded by the coding sequence ATGCCGCGACAAGCGTCTGCGCCATCCCAGTCCGATCAGCCGCTTTCCTTCGGCGGGTGGCTTAAGTGGCAGCGCAAAGTGCTCGATTTGACCCAGGACCAACTCGCGCAGCGGGCCGGCTGCGCGCGCGTGACGATACGGAAGATCGAGACCAACGAGATGCGCCCGTCAAGGCAAATGGCCGAGCTTCTGGCCCGTGCGTTGGCCATTTCCGTGACGGAGCGCGCCACCTTCGTGGAATTTGCGCGCGGCGTGCTGACTTTGGAGGAATGGCGTCCGCAGCAGAACGGGCCGATTCCCGCCGCAGACCGTGAGGCGTTTGTGGCGGCTGCGCGCGGTGCGGAATGGGACGAACCGCATTCCGCCTTGGCTTCGATAGATCGCCCAACCCACAATAATCTGCCAATGCAACTGACCTCTTTCATCGGGCGCGAGTCCGAGATAGTAGAGGTGCGTCGCCTGTTGGCCGAAACCCGTCTGCTGACGCTCATGGGTGCGGGTGGCGTTGGCAAAACGCGCCTGACCCTGCAGGTCGCCGCCGAGGAGCTCGGGACTTACAGTGATGGCGTCTGGCTGGCCGAACTGGCGCCGCTGGCCGATCCCGCACTGATCGCCAGCACGATCGCATCCGCCGTCGGCGTCCGCGAGGAACCAAACCGCCCGATACTGGCCACCCTCGGCGACCACTTCCGCGACAGTTGCGCACTGATCGTGCTGGACAACTGCGAGCACCTCATCGCTGACGCTGCGCAAGTCTGCGATAACTTGCTGCACGCCGCGCCGCGCCTCACGATCATCGCCACCAGCCGCGAGGCGCTCGGCATCGGCGGTGAGACGGCATACCGTGTGCCGTCCCTTGACATCCCAGCAGACGCGATGCCACTTGACGCGCTCTCGCACGTCGCCTCGGTCAGGCTTTTCACCGAACGCTCGGCGTCGGCCAAGACCGACTTTGCGCTGACAACGGCTAACGCCTCCGCCGTCGCGCAGATCTGTCGCCGTCTCGACGGCATCCCACTCGCTATCGAACTGGCAGCCGCGCGGGTGCGCAGCATGACCGCCGAGCAAATCGCGGCGCGCTTGGATGACCGCTTCCGAATCCTGACTGGCGGCAGCCGCACCGCCCTGCCGCGCCAGCAGACCCTGCGCGCGCTGATTGACTGGAGTTACCGCCTGCTGACCGAGCCGGAGAAGACGCTGTTGAGCCGCCTCTCGGTCTTCGCCGGCGGCTGGACGCTGGAAGCGGCGGAGAGCGTGTGCTCAGGGCACGGACTCGAAGCGCAAAACATCCTCGACTTGCTGACGCACCTGGTGGACCGCTCACTGGTCGTGCTCGATGAGAGCAGTGACGAGCCACGCTACCAGATGCTGGAAACGATCCGCCAGTTTGCCCGCGAGGCGCTGGCCGGCACCGAAGAGGGTTCGAGGATCCGCGATGTTCATCTCAGGTATTATGTTACCTTGCTCGAGACGGCGGCAGATGCGTGGTTCGGTCAAAAGATTCCCCAGCGCAGCACACTTAGCCGTGTCCGCCAAGAATTGGACAACCTACGCGGAGCGTTGACCTGGGCAACAAACAGCAATGTCGAACTTGGCTTGCAGTTGGCAAGTGTGTTCAACGGGGCATGGCATCATCTTGGTTACGGCAACGAAATATATGAGTGGAACTGCGATTTCCTGCAGCGAAGCGCCAAGGATGCAACGCCGGCGCGCGCGTGGGCACTCGCCTATCTCGGGTGGTATGAGTCCGCGTTTCTCGATGATGTTGAACAAAGTCTTTCCCATTATCGCGACAGCATTGCGATTTGGATCGCGCTTGGCGATCAACGCGGACTTGCCCTTTCATTGCTCTCCTCTTCGACAGCGCTAGTCGTCACAGACCCAATTCAGGCACACAACCATGTAGCGGAAGGACTGCGGCTGGCAGAAGCCATTGGAGATCCCATCCTGATTGCAACCGCACATTTGCGAATGGGGGAATTGTGGAGACAACAGGGTGACGATGCGCGTGCCGAGAAGCATTACCAACGTAGCCTCAACTTGTCCAGGTCAACACATGCCGAACTTCGCGTCGGTACGATATTGAATACGCTCGCATTCATCGCCTTGCACCGAAACGACCTGAGGCTTGCGAGGATGTATATTTTGGAGGCGCTATCTCATATAGCCGGAATGGACTTGCCAGGCATCGTTGCTGATTCACTTACGGCATTGGCAGGTGTCTCCGCGTTGCAGCAGGAGACCCTCGTTTCGGCCAGATTGTTTGGCGCGACCGCGGCAATCTTTGAGCGCACAAATACGCGCCGGCAGCGGATCGACCGCGCCGACTTCGACCGCTACCTCGCCCTCGCCCGATCGCAAGCCGATCCCTCCGCCTTCGAAGCCGCTTTCGCCACTGGCCGCGCCATGTCCTACGACGAAGCCATCGCCTACGCCATGGAGGTGCTGCATGGCTAA
- a CDS encoding long-chain-fatty-acid--CoA ligase, translated as METALTPMEFARRARRLYAQREAVVDGAQRFTYAQFFERCDRWSSTLQRFGIQPGDRVAYIAPNTHAHLESYYAVPQIGAVLVPINYRLSTDDFVYIINHSGARIVCVHSDYLAAVDGMRAQLPKVERYVALEGAKEGWLDYESMLAAASTTFEHPPIAETDLISINYTSGTTSRPKGVMITHRNAYLNVVGTLVHHPMTLKDRYLWTLPMFHANGWTFVWIVAARGGAQICLRRVEPRAIFDLMQSERVSMCCASPTVLISLVNAPEEIRHTAPRGVHLFIAGAPPAAATIERIEGEFGWELTQVYGLTETSPFISICEERPEDTRLSPQARAVIKARQGVELITSGELLVVDPDGKEVPHDAETTGEIVVRGNVVMKGYYNDPEATAQAMRDGWFHTGDAAVVHPDGYVEIRDRLKDIIISGGENISSVEVEGVLLRHPAVQEVAIVGMPHEKWGEAPQAFVILRPGASVSDSELKAFAREHLAHFKVPQGITFVNELPKTATGKIQKYVLRGGRSAITKQ; from the coding sequence ATGGAAACGGCATTAACCCCAATGGAATTCGCACGACGGGCGCGCCGCTTGTATGCGCAGCGCGAAGCCGTGGTGGATGGCGCTCAGCGATTCACCTATGCACAGTTCTTCGAGCGCTGTGATCGCTGGTCGTCGACGCTGCAACGCTTTGGCATCCAACCGGGTGACCGCGTTGCCTACATCGCGCCCAACACGCATGCCCACCTTGAATCCTATTATGCGGTGCCGCAAATCGGAGCGGTCCTGGTGCCGATCAACTACCGGCTCAGCACCGATGATTTCGTCTACATCATCAACCATAGCGGAGCCCGCATCGTCTGTGTGCATAGCGATTACCTTGCCGCCGTGGATGGCATGCGCGCGCAACTACCGAAGGTCGAACGGTACGTTGCGTTGGAAGGGGCAAAGGAGGGCTGGCTCGACTACGAATCGATGCTCGCCGCGGCCTCAACGACCTTCGAGCACCCGCCGATCGCCGAGACCGATCTCATTTCCATCAACTACACCAGCGGCACCACGTCCCGTCCGAAAGGGGTGATGATCACCCATCGCAACGCCTACCTGAATGTGGTGGGTACGCTTGTGCATCATCCCATGACACTCAAGGATCGCTACCTGTGGACGCTGCCCATGTTCCACGCCAACGGCTGGACGTTCGTCTGGATTGTGGCCGCGCGGGGCGGCGCGCAAATCTGCCTGCGCCGGGTCGAGCCGCGCGCGATCTTTGACCTGATGCAGAGCGAGCGCGTCAGCATGTGTTGCGCGTCGCCGACCGTGCTCATCAGCCTCGTCAATGCGCCGGAAGAAATACGCCACACGGCGCCGCGGGGCGTGCACCTGTTCATCGCCGGCGCGCCGCCCGCAGCCGCAACCATCGAGCGGATTGAAGGCGAGTTCGGTTGGGAGCTCACGCAGGTCTATGGACTGACGGAAACGTCGCCGTTCATTTCCATTTGCGAAGAGCGCCCCGAGGACACGCGGCTCTCACCCCAGGCACGCGCGGTCATCAAGGCCCGGCAGGGCGTCGAATTGATCACCTCGGGCGAACTCTTGGTCGTCGATCCAGACGGGAAAGAAGTGCCGCACGATGCAGAGACCACGGGCGAGATTGTCGTGCGCGGCAATGTCGTGATGAAGGGCTACTACAACGACCCTGAGGCTACGGCGCAGGCGATGCGCGATGGATGGTTTCACACCGGCGATGCCGCTGTTGTGCATCCGGATGGCTATGTCGAAATCCGTGACCGTTTGAAAGATATCATCATCAGCGGCGGGGAAAACATCTCCTCAGTGGAGGTGGAGGGGGTGCTGTTGCGCCATCCGGCGGTGCAGGAAGTGGCGATTGTGGGCATGCCGCATGAGAAATGGGGTGAAGCGCCACAGGCATTCGTCATACTGCGCCCCGGCGCGTCCGTGAGCGATAGCGAGTTGAAAGCGTTTGCACGCGAGCATCTGGCGCATTTCAAAGTGCCTCAAGGCATCACCTTTGTGAACGAACTACCAAAGACCGCGACAGGTAAGATCCAGAAGTATGTCCTGCGGGGCGGACGGAGCGCAATTACGAAGCAATAA
- a CDS encoding sugar ABC transporter permease — MNSNITSALPVNSTIPRAARILLALALLAPALFCGLANLLLPTLATFNLSLQKASLTAADQFVGLDNYAALAQSPLFGSASSFTLALIVTRLMAVALAPIVLALAAQQLGTPARIGLRLAFTVPLALFAPVSLALRWRLALLPNTGWLAPLLGPGSPLNLGSSAAGVVLLIDGLQTLALACGIGLVVFLPALRAVQARAALVVCWLIGLLAAAAYALQEFVGSYVLTNGRPTNTTLTFALYQYNQAFRFLQFGVAATLASLTLIALAILGITAGVLVAATGLQIGFGSESSGTRPASRAPGVVWLWLLAALGGLGLCTVSLVPQWGALNASAALPPGFALERLLPNTLVPVLAALAVQIPVAYAGALAIGALRPLGRHSEWLLLLFSPWLFVTSGPLSLAAFQGLRSAGTFNSVAALGSPLLISVPALFVFTLFFKGQARQWQRARAAGQGALAAFAMQMLLPSLPLVIGAAAVLALAGVQELLWPLVAASDPKLSTVNVALVQLASSFSLSSPTLEAAINAFALPVFLAFFVVFAALQGFYLERLVINRSTEMDPAAAQ; from the coding sequence GTGAATTCGAACATCACGTCCGCTTTACCAGTGAATAGCACGATTCCGCGCGCGGCCCGCATCCTACTGGCGCTGGCGCTGCTGGCCCCCGCACTGTTCTGCGGGTTAGCCAACCTGCTCCTGCCGACCCTCGCAACGTTCAATCTGAGCCTGCAAAAGGCGTCGCTCACCGCCGCCGACCAGTTTGTGGGCCTGGATAATTACGCGGCGCTTGCCCAGTCGCCGCTCTTTGGCAGCGCCTCCAGCTTCACGCTTGCGCTCATCGTCACACGGCTGATGGCCGTCGCGCTGGCGCCTATCGTGCTTGCGTTGGCCGCACAGCAGTTGGGCACGCCGGCGCGCATCGGGCTGCGCCTGGCTTTCACGGTGCCGCTTGCGCTGTTCGCGCCGGTTTCACTAGCGCTCCGTTGGCGGCTGGCGCTGCTACCCAATACCGGCTGGCTGGCGCCGCTGCTCGGCCCAGGATCGCCGCTCAACCTGGGCTCTTCGGCGGCGGGTGTCGTCCTCCTGATTGACGGGCTGCAGACACTGGCGCTTGCGTGCGGCATCGGCCTCGTCGTCTTTCTGCCGGCGCTGCGGGCGGTGCAAGCCCGCGCCGCATTGGTCGTCTGCTGGCTAATCGGACTGCTGGCTGCCGCCGCCTATGCGCTCCAGGAATTTGTCGGCAGCTACGTGCTGACCAACGGCCGCCCCACGAACACCACCTTGACGTTTGCGCTGTACCAGTACAATCAGGCTTTCCGCTTCCTGCAGTTTGGTGTCGCGGCGACGCTGGCGTCGCTGACGTTGATCGCGCTGGCCATCTTGGGAATCACGGCCGGCGTGCTCGTGGCGGCCACCGGGTTGCAGATCGGTTTCGGATCGGAGAGTAGCGGCACGCGTCCCGCTTCGCGCGCGCCGGGAGTTGTTTGGCTGTGGCTGCTGGCGGCGCTCGGCGGGCTGGGGCTGTGCACTGTCAGCCTCGTACCGCAGTGGGGCGCGCTCAATGCATCGGCTGCACTGCCGCCCGGATTCGCGCTCGAACGGCTGCTGCCCAACACGCTGGTGCCCGTGCTGGCAGCGCTGGCCGTTCAAATTCCGGTGGCCTACGCCGGGGCGCTCGCCATCGGCGCATTGCGCCCCCTCGGCCGGCACAGCGAATGGCTCTTGCTCCTGTTCAGTCCCTGGCTGTTCGTGACAAGCGGGCCGCTCAGCCTCGCGGCGTTCCAGGGCCTGCGTAGCGCGGGCACGTTCAACAGCGTCGCCGCGCTTGGGTCGCCGCTCCTCATTAGCGTACCGGCGTTGTTTGTGTTTACCCTCTTTTTCAAAGGGCAGGCACGCCAATGGCAGCGCGCGCGCGCCGCGGGCCAGGGGGCGCTCGCGGCGTTTGCCATGCAAATGCTTCTGCCATCCCTGCCGCTGGTCATCGGTGCCGCGGCGGTGCTCGCGCTAGCCGGAGTCCAGGAACTGTTATGGCCGCTGGTTGCCGCCAGTGACCCCAAGTTGAGCACCGTCAACGTCGCGCTGGTGCAGCTGGCGAGCAGCTTCAGCCTGTCGTCGCCCACGCTGGAGGCCGCCATCAATGCGTTTGCCCTGCCAGTCTTTCTGGCCTTCTTCGTGGTCTTCGCCGCGCTGCAGGGATTCTATCTCGAGCGGCTGGTGATCAATCGTTCCACGGAAATGGATCCCGCCGCGGCGCAGTAA
- a CDS encoding GYD domain-containing protein has translation MAKFLLEGKYSVEGAKGLLKDGGSGRRAAIEKLVQSGGGKVESIYYAFGETDVFIILDMPDSISMAAVALTVGAAGGAGTKTTLLMTTEEVDEAVKKHPSYRPPGQ, from the coding sequence ATGGCGAAATTCCTACTCGAAGGCAAGTACAGCGTCGAGGGCGCAAAGGGGCTGCTCAAAGATGGCGGCTCAGGCCGACGAGCGGCGATTGAAAAATTGGTCCAATCCGGCGGGGGCAAGGTCGAATCCATCTACTACGCGTTTGGAGAAACTGACGTGTTTATCATCCTCGACATGCCAGATAGCATAAGTATGGCAGCTGTCGCTTTGACCGTCGGCGCCGCCGGAGGGGCTGGCACAAAGACAACGCTACTCATGACAACAGAGGAAGTGGATGAGGCCGTCAAGAAGCATCCTTCCTACCGCCCGCCGGGGCAATAA
- a CDS encoding methyltransferase domain-containing protein: MSPQIQDFTNVDRAADPNYHVNYLDSMTGLEVTQAYKQRSFALLDARSGAHFLDIGCGAGDDARALAQIVGMSGRVVGLDSSETMIEEARKRAVGANLPLEFCVGYTYRLDFADNTFDGCRADRVFQHLDHPQQALTEMVRVVKAGGKIYVFDPDWETLIVDASDHALTRRILNHSCDSHRNGWSGRQLVGQFKASGLKDVALETVPYIFADLTLANPIFLLQQSAERAAEAGIISADESTGWWADLADRAQAGRFFCLAMGLAVSGRKP; this comes from the coding sequence ATGTCGCCTCAAATCCAGGACTTCACCAACGTCGACCGTGCAGCCGACCCGAACTACCATGTGAACTATTTGGATTCGATGACTGGACTGGAGGTGACTCAAGCATACAAGCAGCGGAGCTTTGCTTTGCTGGATGCTCGTAGTGGCGCGCATTTCCTGGATATCGGGTGTGGCGCGGGTGATGATGCGCGAGCGCTTGCGCAGATTGTCGGGATGAGCGGCCGTGTCGTTGGTCTGGACAGCAGCGAGACGATGATCGAGGAAGCGCGCAAGCGGGCGGTGGGCGCAAACCTGCCGCTTGAGTTTTGCGTCGGCTACACGTACCGCCTCGATTTTGCGGATAATACCTTTGATGGCTGTCGGGCTGACCGGGTCTTCCAGCACCTGGATCACCCGCAGCAGGCCCTGACCGAAATGGTCCGAGTCGTCAAAGCGGGAGGGAAAATCTACGTATTTGATCCCGACTGGGAAACCCTGATCGTCGATGCGTCCGATCATGCGTTGACGCGGAGGATATTGAATCATAGCTGCGATAGTCATCGTAATGGCTGGAGCGGCCGCCAATTGGTTGGCCAGTTCAAGGCATCGGGGCTGAAGGACGTTGCACTGGAAACCGTGCCGTATATCTTCGCGGATTTGACTCTGGCCAATCCGATCTTTCTATTGCAACAGTCTGCCGAACGTGCGGCTGAAGCGGGCATTATATCGGCGGACGAATCGACTGGCTGGTGGGCCGACCTGGCAGACCGCGCGCAGGCGGGGCGTTTCTTTTGTTTGGCCATGGGCCTTGCGGTTAGCGGGCGCAAGCCGTGA
- a CDS encoding tetratricopeptide repeat protein, protein MPIPPTGTVTFLFTDIEGSTRLAQQFPATWPSAKARHHAIVQSAIKPHGGYVFQVIGDAFCAAFHTAPDALMAALDAQHALHTEPWGDVIIRVRMGLHTGSATARPDGDYEGYMALVRVQRIMAGASGGQVLMSQDVADLVGRDLPLSISLNDLGIHRLKGLAAPEHLFQVVAQGLPADFPPLKTADHPNNLPTQLTSFIGRDAEVAEVRRLVSGTRLLTLIGAGGIGKTRLALQAATEEVAKIPDGVWFVELAPLADPALIPNTIASAVGVREEPNRPMLAALSDHFRSKTVLLVLDNCEHLIADAAMVCDSLLRAAPRIKIIVTSREALSIAGETTYRVPSLPVPTNALPLDTLSHVASVQLFAVRAQAAKSSFALTNANALAVVQICHRLDGIPLAIELAAARIKLFTAEQIAARLDDRFRLLTGGSRTAMPRQQTLRGTIDWSFSLLTEPEQALLRRVSVFAGGWYFEAAESVCSEDGIDAIEVLDLLSRLVEKSLVAEDDVHGIARYRLLETIRQYAREKLLDSGDGARVRARHLAYFLRQAIAFSDNWPGLEQTAWFENARTDVDNFRTALDWSFENGDLLSGMRIAGDLFMLWADYFPAEGLDRLGKFLAHVDGQARLAPRASALFAAGGLQSVAGNYAEARFYLEDAVAISKATGSERLAADALGYLTWAAIGLRDYDLADTVSSEALRISREAGIVHLVGNSLEFIGDVAYVQGHLEQAQAAYEEAVTVIRPLGENMLLAKALRGLGQIARRRAEHKQAVEFIRESLTLNTESEDMRAVAECLAALAAVCAAQGHTLVATRVCGAIDAMLIALHSEMIPVDRLEHEQTVTLLRHQLPDSVYDLAWSEGHALTLEQAIALALEGSDV, encoded by the coding sequence ATGCCGATCCCGCCGACCGGCACCGTCACGTTCCTCTTCACCGACATCGAAGGCAGCACCCGCCTCGCGCAGCAGTTTCCCGCCACGTGGCCCAGCGCCAAAGCGCGTCACCACGCCATCGTCCAAAGCGCCATCAAGCCGCACGGCGGCTATGTCTTCCAGGTCATCGGCGATGCGTTCTGCGCCGCGTTCCACACCGCGCCCGACGCGCTCATGGCGGCGCTCGACGCCCAGCACGCACTGCACACTGAGCCGTGGGGCGATGTCATCATCCGTGTGCGCATGGGTCTCCACACTGGCAGTGCAACCGCCCGCCCCGATGGCGACTACGAGGGCTACATGGCGCTGGTGCGCGTCCAGCGCATCATGGCCGGCGCGTCCGGCGGGCAGGTGCTGATGTCGCAGGACGTGGCCGATCTGGTCGGGCGCGATCTGCCACTGAGCATCAGCCTGAACGACCTCGGCATTCACCGCCTCAAAGGCTTGGCCGCTCCGGAGCATCTGTTCCAGGTCGTTGCACAGGGTCTGCCTGCCGACTTCCCGCCGCTCAAGACCGCCGATCATCCCAACAACCTGCCAACGCAGCTGACCTCCTTCATCGGGCGTGACGCGGAAGTCGCCGAGGTGCGCCGCTTGGTCAGTGGCACGCGCCTACTGACGCTCATTGGTGCGGGTGGCATCGGCAAGACACGTCTTGCCCTGCAAGCCGCCACCGAGGAAGTCGCTAAAATACCTGACGGCGTGTGGTTTGTGGAATTGGCGCCGCTGGCTGATCCAGCCCTTATCCCGAACACAATTGCCTCAGCCGTGGGCGTACGCGAGGAGCCAAACCGTCCGATGCTGGCCGCTCTGAGCGACCATTTCCGCTCGAAGACTGTGCTCCTCGTGCTGGACAACTGCGAGCACCTCATCGCCGACGCCGCGATGGTGTGCGACAGCCTGTTGCGTGCTGCACCGCGCATAAAAATCATCGTCACCAGCCGCGAGGCGCTGAGCATCGCGGGCGAAACGACCTACCGCGTGCCCTCGCTCCCCGTGCCAACTAACGCCTTGCCATTGGACACACTATCGCACGTCGCATCCGTGCAACTATTCGCTGTACGGGCGCAGGCAGCGAAGAGCAGCTTTGCCTTGACGAACGCCAACGCGCTCGCCGTCGTGCAAATCTGTCACCGTCTCGACGGCATCCCGCTCGCTATCGAACTCGCTGCCGCGCGTATCAAACTGTTCACGGCAGAGCAGATCGCAGCGCGTCTCGACGACCGCTTCCGTCTGCTGACGGGCGGCAGCCGTACGGCGATGCCGCGCCAGCAAACCCTGCGCGGCACGATTGATTGGAGTTTCAGCTTGCTGACGGAGCCGGAGCAGGCATTGCTGCGGCGTGTGTCCGTTTTCGCCGGCGGATGGTATTTCGAGGCAGCCGAGAGTGTCTGCTCCGAGGACGGCATCGACGCCATCGAGGTGCTGGACCTGCTGTCGCGGTTAGTGGAGAAATCGCTCGTCGCGGAAGACGATGTGCATGGCATAGCGCGTTATCGTCTTCTCGAGACGATCCGGCAATACGCCCGCGAGAAACTGCTCGACTCCGGCGACGGCGCACGAGTGCGCGCACGACACTTGGCATACTTTCTGCGCCAGGCGATCGCGTTTTCGGACAACTGGCCGGGTCTGGAGCAGACCGCGTGGTTTGAAAATGCCCGGACCGACGTTGACAATTTCCGAACCGCCCTCGACTGGTCGTTTGAGAATGGCGACCTCCTGTCCGGCATGCGGATTGCCGGTGACCTGTTCATGTTGTGGGCGGATTACTTTCCCGCTGAAGGCCTTGATCGTCTTGGCAAGTTCCTAGCCCACGTCGATGGACAGGCACGCTTGGCCCCACGCGCATCCGCGTTATTTGCTGCAGGTGGACTTCAATCCGTCGCAGGTAACTACGCAGAAGCGCGCTTCTATCTTGAAGACGCGGTGGCAATTAGCAAAGCAACGGGCTCTGAGCGTTTGGCGGCCGACGCACTCGGGTACTTGACTTGGGCGGCCATTGGTCTGCGCGACTACGACCTTGCCGACACGGTCTCGTCAGAGGCGCTTCGAATATCGAGGGAAGCGGGCATTGTCCATCTGGTTGGAAATTCGCTTGAGTTTATCGGTGACGTTGCCTATGTGCAAGGTCATTTGGAGCAGGCACAGGCCGCGTATGAGGAAGCGGTAACGGTGATCAGGCCACTCGGCGAGAATATGCTGCTCGCCAAGGCACTGAGAGGCCTGGGACAGATTGCCCGACGTCGTGCCGAACATAAACAGGCCGTAGAGTTCATTCGGGAGAGCCTCACTCTTAACACCGAAAGCGAAGATATGCGCGCGGTGGCAGAATGTCTGGCCGCCTTGGCGGCAGTTTGCGCTGCGCAGGGACATACGCTCGTCGCCACGAGGGTGTGCGGGGCCATTGACGCCATGCTCATTGCGTTACACTCGGAAATGATCCCTGTCGATCGGCTCGAACACGAACAGACCGTGACGCTGCTCCGGCACCAGCTGCCGGACTCTGTGTACGACTTGGCCTGGTCGGAAGGCCACGCGCTGACGCTGGAGCAGGCGATCGCGTTGGCGTTGGAGGGCTCAGATGTCTGA
- a CDS encoding MFS transporter, with amino-acid sequence MGNRWLMLAVIFTVRIVIGFQGQTLGSLAPLIVRDLGIDFTQLGTLLGLGNLPGLILAIPGAMLGRRFGDKQITLVSLGMMTAGGVLMGIGNDFGMLAIGRLISGAGSMLLSVLLTKMVIDWFSGREMVAAMALAMSSFPVGVSLGLVLLGPMATIMSWQMVMIMAAAMCAASLLFMLVAYRNPSASAMPATNPAARYRLGTRDLALIVLAGLIWALINVGYSTFSSFGPSYLTASGYSLADAGALISVAMWLTIPSVQLGGIVAQRIGHPNLVMLGSFLASGLLMLVIPPSLGQVAPLIAWGLIVGIPVGNIMALVPSVVQPHARSTAMGVFYTITYGLQAAVTPFSGMSRDVTRDPAAPIYFGAGAMFVCIAALILFRVLERKAASRSP; translated from the coding sequence TTGGGAAACCGTTGGCTGATGCTGGCCGTGATCTTCACCGTCCGCATCGTAATCGGCTTTCAGGGCCAGACGCTCGGCTCACTTGCACCGCTCATTGTGCGCGATCTCGGCATCGACTTCACGCAGCTCGGCACGCTGCTCGGGCTCGGCAACCTGCCCGGCCTGATCCTGGCGATTCCCGGCGCCATGCTGGGCCGTCGCTTTGGCGACAAGCAGATCACCCTGGTGTCGCTCGGCATGATGACCGCAGGCGGCGTGCTGATGGGCATTGGCAACGACTTCGGCATGTTGGCGATCGGTCGATTGATTAGCGGCGCGGGCAGCATGTTGCTGAGTGTGCTGCTGACCAAGATGGTGATCGACTGGTTTTCCGGACGCGAGATGGTGGCCGCGATGGCACTCGCCATGAGCAGCTTCCCCGTCGGTGTCAGCCTGGGACTCGTCCTGTTGGGACCAATGGCAACCATCATGTCATGGCAGATGGTGATGATCATGGCGGCCGCCATGTGCGCCGCATCGCTCTTGTTCATGCTGGTCGCGTATCGGAACCCATCAGCCAGTGCCATGCCTGCAACCAACCCGGCGGCTCGCTACCGGTTGGGCACGCGCGATTTGGCGCTAATCGTGCTAGCCGGGCTAATCTGGGCACTGATAAATGTCGGGTACAGCACCTTCTCAAGCTTTGGGCCATCGTATCTGACCGCCAGCGGCTACAGTCTCGCCGATGCCGGGGCATTGATCAGTGTTGCCATGTGGCTGACCATTCCATCAGTTCAACTGGGCGGCATTGTGGCGCAGCGCATCGGCCATCCCAATCTGGTCATGCTGGGCAGCTTCCTGGCCAGCGGCTTGCTGATGCTGGTCATTCCGCCCAGCCTGGGCCAGGTCGCTCCGCTCATTGCCTGGGGCCTGATTGTCGGCATTCCGGTTGGCAACATCATGGCGCTGGTCCCGTCCGTCGTGCAACCGCATGCGCGGTCAACCGCCATGGGCGTCTTCTACACGATCACATACGGGTTGCAGGCGGCTGTCACGCCGTTCTCGGGCATGTCACGCGACGTGACACGCGATCCGGCAGCACCAATCTACTTCGGTGCGGGAGCCATGTTCGTCTGTATTGCGGCGCTCATCCTCTTCCGCGTACTGGAACGGAAAGCAGCATCCCGTTCGCCATAG